Proteins from a single region of Motilibacter peucedani:
- the hisD gene encoding histidinol dehydrogenase — translation MLARVDLRGRAGDPRAVDEVLPRAALDVGAAVELVRPMVDDVRARGLPAVLEATARLDGVELTSTRVPAAELARALDELEPAVRAALEESVRRARLVHQAQLRPDETVELAPGGTVTERWVAVRRVGLYAPGGLVAYPSSVVMNVVPAQVAGVRELAVASPPQRDNGGLPHPSVLAACALLGVEEVHAVGGAQAVAMFAYGTSECAPVDLVTGPGNVYVAAAKRLVRGRVGIDSEAGPTEIGVLADDSADPAFVAADLISQAEHDPNASCLLVSPSEALLDAVDEELVRQFALTKHVDRVGPALRGQSAAILVDDLDAGLAVVDAWAAEHLEVITRDAAAVAARVTNAGAVFVGAWSPVSLGDYLAGSNHVLPTGGTARFNPGLSVQTFLRGIHVVDYSREALAEVADHIDALGGAEDLVAHVAAVRVRVPKEQP, via the coding sequence CTGCTCGCCCGCGTCGACCTGCGCGGCCGCGCAGGCGACCCGCGCGCGGTCGACGAGGTGCTCCCGCGCGCCGCCCTCGACGTCGGCGCGGCGGTCGAGCTGGTCCGGCCCATGGTCGACGACGTCCGCGCCCGCGGCCTCCCGGCGGTGCTCGAGGCCACTGCCCGGCTCGACGGCGTCGAGCTGACCTCGACCCGCGTGCCGGCCGCCGAGCTGGCGCGCGCGCTCGACGAGCTCGAGCCGGCCGTGCGCGCGGCGCTCGAGGAGTCGGTGCGCCGGGCCCGCCTGGTCCACCAGGCCCAGCTGCGTCCCGACGAGACGGTCGAGCTCGCGCCGGGCGGCACGGTCACCGAGCGGTGGGTCGCGGTCCGGCGCGTGGGCCTCTACGCGCCGGGCGGCCTGGTCGCCTACCCCTCCTCGGTCGTCATGAACGTCGTCCCGGCGCAGGTCGCCGGCGTCCGCGAGCTGGCGGTCGCCAGCCCGCCCCAGCGCGACAACGGCGGCCTGCCGCACCCCAGCGTGCTCGCCGCCTGCGCGCTGCTCGGCGTGGAGGAGGTGCACGCGGTCGGCGGCGCCCAGGCGGTCGCGATGTTCGCCTACGGCACCAGCGAGTGCGCGCCGGTCGACCTGGTGACCGGTCCGGGCAACGTCTACGTCGCCGCGGCCAAGCGGCTGGTCCGCGGGCGCGTCGGCATCGACTCCGAGGCCGGGCCCACCGAGATCGGCGTGCTCGCCGACGACAGCGCCGACCCCGCCTTCGTCGCCGCCGACCTGATCTCGCAGGCCGAGCACGACCCCAACGCGTCCTGCCTGCTGGTCAGCCCGAGCGAGGCGCTGCTCGACGCGGTGGACGAGGAGCTGGTGCGCCAGTTCGCGCTGACCAAGCACGTCGACCGCGTCGGCCCGGCGCTGCGCGGGCAGTCGGCGGCGATCCTGGTCGACGACCTCGACGCCGGGCTCGCCGTCGTCGACGCCTGGGCGGCCGAGCACCTCGAGGTCATCACCCGCGACGCCGCAGCCGTGGCCGCGCGCGTCACCAACGCCGGAGCGGTGTTCGTCGGCGCCTGGTCGCCGGTGAGCCTGGGCGACTACCTCGCCGGCTCGAACCACGTCCTCCCGACAGGGGGCACCGCCCGCTTCAACCCCGGCCTGTCGGTCCAGACCTTCCTGCGCGGCATCCACGTCGTCGACTACTCCCGCGAGGCCCTCGCCGAGGTCGCCGACCACATCGATGCCCTCGGCGGCGCGGAGGACCTCGTGGCCCACGTCGCCGCCGTGCGCGTGCGCGTGCCCAAGGAGCAGCCGTGA